ATTCCCGAAGACGCCTGCAAGACTTTGTGCGGTTACCTGACCGAGTGATCCCAGCTCTATCAATCTTTCTAACTTAGAAGGATCGGCAGCTACTTCAGCATTACGCTCCGGATGGGCGATGACCGGAACGAACCCTTGAATGATCAACTCGTGACAGATTTCTTCCATGTTGCGTGGGACTCGTGAAGAAGGCATTTCTAGCAAAATATACCGCGAGTCTGCAAGACTTAGCAGTTGCCCCCGCTCCAGATCATCCAGTAAATCTCCGTACACTCTGATTTCCTGACCTGGAAGAACAAGCAGTGGATTGCCATGCTGACGAAGTTTCTCATTCATCAGATCCACTGCTTCTCTTATACTAGCGGAGTTATTCATATATTGACCGTTGGCGTGATGTGGTGTGGCAATGACGGATGTAATTCCGTCCCTATAGGCGTCTTGCGCCATGGCGAGAGCGGATTCCCAATCAGTAGCTCCGTCATCCATAAAGGGTAAGATGTGGCAATGGATATCTTTCATATGTTATCTATCGGTCCCTTCACATAGAAAATTTAGTTTTACCCACAAAAAAATACAACCATTCCCAAATGGAATGGTTGCTTGATTGTAAATGAGTTCTTGTCTTATGCTTCAGTAGGTTCCTCTTGCTGAGGTTCATTTCCATCTATTTCAGCATCTTCAGAATCTGGAGAGGAGAGAACATACCCATCGATCAATCCCCAAAGTTCTTCTTTACCAAGGCCAATCTCTGAAGAGAATGGAATGAAATTATCCCCTGGCAGTACGCCAAGCTCCTGCTTCATGATCTTGATATGCTTTTGCCAGCGAGTCTTCGGAATCTTATCCGCCTTAGTTGCTACTACACACATAGGAAGATCATAATGCTTCAACCAGTCGAACATCATCTTATCATTGCTGGTCGGCGGATGACGCAGATCCACGATGAGCAGAACAAGCTTCAACGTATCGCGCTCAGAGAGATATTTTTCCACCATCTTGCCCCATGTTGCACGTTGCGTCTTCGACACTTTAGCATATCCGTAACCTGGAAAGTCAACAAAATACATGCTGTCTTCATTGATACGGTAATAGTTCATATGCTGGGTCTTACCTGGAGTGGAGCTTGTCCGAGCCAGATTCTTGCGGTTAATCATTCGGTTAATGAGGGATGACTTCCCTACATTGGAGCGCCCTGCCAGAGCAACCTCTGGCAAAGCATCATCAGGGTATTGATCAGGGCCAACGGCACTGATTATAAATTCGGCAATATTAACTTTCATAGGACTTCCTTTCTAATGCACACTACTCGGTGGCTCACTGCTAATTTCATTATGATGCTCAACTAACGCATGATGCAAGACCTGATCCATGTTAGATACTGGTATGAACTCCACATCATTGCGTACGCTCTCTGGAATTTCTTTCAGATCACGTTCATTGTCTTTGGGAAGAAGGATCTTTTTATATCCAGCACGGTGTGCAGCTAAAGACTTCTCTTTCAGTCCACCGATCGGCAATACACGTCCACGCAAGGTGATCTCACCGGTCATGGCCACGTCCTTCGAAACATAACGCTTCGTAAGTGCGGAGATCAATGCGGTAGCAATCGTAATCCCTGCAGACGGGCCATCCTTCGGAATCGCACCTTCAGGAATGTGGATATGAATATCAATCTTCTCATAAAAATCGGGCTGGAGTCCCAGCTCCTCCGCCTTCGAACGTGTATAACTGAAAGCGGCCTGCGCCGACTCCTTCATTACATCGCCCAGTTGTCCAGTAAGTGTCAGCTTGCCCGTTCCCTGCACGACAGTCACTTCGATCAGCAGCGTATCGCCACCAACCTCAGTCCAGGCCAGTCCAGTTACTGTGCCAATCTGATCTTCAAGCTCCGCCATACCGTAACGGTATTTCGATGCACCTAAATAATCCTTGATGTCATCCGGAAGAATGACTACACTTTCTTTTTCCTTGGACACAATCTGTTTCGCGGCTTTGCGGCATAACGCTGCAATCTGCTGCTCCAAATTACGCACACCGGATTCACGAGTATATTCGCGCACGATACGCAATAAACTGTCGTCTTCGATGATCAGCTGATCTTCTGCAAGACCATGATTCTTCTTCTGCTTCGGCAAAAGATAACGGCTACCGATCTGCAATTTCTCCAGTTCCGTATAACCCGGAATGAACAGCATTTCCATCCGATCGAGTAGCGGACGCGGAATGTTATGCACTACATTCGCTGTTGTAACAAACATAACGTTTGATAAATCAAACGGCAACTCGACGAAATGGTCACTGAACGTATTGTTCTGTTCTGGGTCCAATACCTCAAGCAATGCTGAGGATGGGTCACCACGGAAATCTGCAGCCATTTTATCAATCTCATCTAGCAGGATAACCGGATTAATCGTGCCTGCCGTCTTCATCCCTTGAATGATTCGGCCTGGCATCGCACCCACATAAGTCCGGCGATGACCACGGATCTCCGCTTCATCACGCACACCGCCAAGCGAAATGCGAACGAACTTACGATTAAGTGAACGGGCAATGGAACGAGCGAGTGAGGTTTTCCCCACACCTGGAGGCCCTACAAGACATAGGATCGGACCTTTTAGCTTCTTCACCAACTGCTGAACGGCTAAATATTCCAATACCCGTTCCTTTGGTTTTTCCAAACCGTAGTGGTCCTCATCAAGTACCTGTTCTGCCTTCTTGATATCAAGGTCATCTTCTGTCTGTTCATTCCAAGGAAGACCCAGCAGCCAATCCACATAGTTGCGAATTACGCCACCTTCAGCTGAGCTCACTGGCATTTTTTCCAGACGATCGATTTCCTTCTCCATCTTCTCTTTCACGCGTTCCGGCAAATTCTTCTCTTCCATGAGATTCCGCAGTTCTTCCGCTTCTCCCACCCGACCTTCCTTCTCGCCGAGTTCTTTCTGGATCGCTTTCATTTGCTCGCGCAAATAATATTCCTTCTGCGTCTTCTCCATCTGCTTCTTCACACGTTGATTGATCTTGCGTTCAAGCTCCAGCACTTCACGCTCATTATTAAGAATATCAAGAAGCTTCTCTAGCCGTTTACTGACATCAATCGTCTCTAGAATTTCTTGCTTATCCTTGATCTTCAGCGATAGATGGCTCGTAATGACATCCGCAAGACGACCCGGCTCCTCAATATCGGATACAGCAGCCAGTGTCTCTGGTGTCACTTTTTTGGATAACGTTATATAGTGTTCGAACTGATTAAGTACTGTACGCATCAGCGCGTCACACTCTTGATCGCCATCTTCCTCTTCTGGTAGCTCGCGCGCCATAACCTCATAATACTCATCATTATCGATATAATTAATAATTTCGGCTCGTTCTACACCCTCAACCAGTACACGAATCGTACCGTTTGGCAGCTTCAGCATTTGCCGCACATTCGCGACAGTACCGACCCGAAAAATATCGTCCTGACCAGGCTCTTCAATATTCACTTCCGACTGTGAACACAGAAGAATTAAATTATCTTCAACCATAGCTTTTTCTAGTGCCCGAACTGACTTCTCACGGCCCACATCCAAGTGAAGAACCATGCTTGGGTACACAAGAAGACCTCTTAGCGGTAATAAAGGAAAACGACGACCTTTTGTTTTATTTGTCATCATCGCTTTCGCACCTCCCATGGCTCTCAATTAATCTCATATGCATTCATTCTAACAAAAGCAGCCCCAAAACACCAACAAAGTACTTGCAATTTAAGAATAAACAACCTTATTATCCTTAAAAAACGGCAACGTTTCTCCAAGAAATGTAAGGATTATGGAAAGTGTGAATCTATACTTTAAAAAAGGAAGCAGCAGACACGCCTGCGGCTCCCTTTATTTTACAGTGGCAAGTCACGATTTACTTATCGAAACCATAACACACCCTAGCTTACATTTTAGGTAATAATTTAAGCTCAGCCCTTTGCAGATTCGCCAGCGGCATCAGCCTTCAGAAGTGAAGGTGCTGCGGAGAAAAGCTCGCCAGCTACTGCAGGAAGCCTGACGTCTGCTGTATCGGCGCCAAACAGATGACGGAATACTTCTTCCACCGTTTCCATTGGAATGACGCGTAGTGGGGCGAGGTCAGCGAATAGGGACTGCCAGTTTTCTTTTGGAATAAGCACCGTAGTAGCTCCTGCCTGAAAAGCAGCCTCCACCTTCGCAATTACACCACCAACAGGCTTCACACGCCCGTGTATGCCTATCTCACCAGTGATCGCTACGGTATTATCCACGGGAAGACCACGAATGGCGGAGACGATAGCAACTGCCATCGCAACCCCCGCTGAGGGTCCGTCAATGGGTGTTCCACCTGGAAAGTTCACATGCAGATCATAACGGTCTGGTTCCAGATTCATGGTACGCAGTACGGTCAATACGTTCTCAACGGAGCCTTTAGCCATGCTCTTTCTCCGAATCGTCCGAGAACCTCCTCCAATCTCTTCCTCATCTACAACTCCGGTTACGTTCAATCTACCTTGACCGTTCTGCGCAGGCGCTGCGGATACTTCGATCTCGAGCAAGGTGCCCATTCCCGGTCCATACACTGCAAGTCCGTTAACCAATCCAATCTGCGGCGCGGAAGGAATCTTGCGCTCTGTTCGAAGTGGCAGCTGGCTACTGCCTGCTACCCATTCTACATCAGCAGCACTTAGCGTATCTCTCTGCTCCGTTAGCGCTAATCCAGCTGCGAGCTGAATCATATTGACTGCCTCCCGGCCATTTGTTGCATATTGCTGCACAACAGTGACTGCTTCAGGGCTTGGCTTCAGTCCGATCTTCTGTATCGCGTCACGCGCGATGACCGCAATCTCATCCGGCAATAGCGGACGGAAATAAATCTCCATGCAGCGTGAACGCAGCGCGGGAGAAATCTCATCCGGGGATCGCGTAGTCGCGCCTACTAACCGGAAATCAGCGGGTAAGCCATTTTGAAAAATATCATGAATATAAGCCGGAGTATTATTGTCCTCCGAATTATAATACGCGCTCTCTAGCAGAACCTTCCGGTCCTCCAGCACCTTTAGCAGCTTGTTCATCTGAATGGGGTGAAGCTCACCTATCTCATCCAGAAAAAGAATCCCGCCATGCGCCTTCGTCACCGCTCCCGGCTTGGGTTGTGGCACACCTGCTACGCCCATGGCTCCAGCACCTTGATAAATAGGATCATGCACCGATCCGATCAACGGGTCGGCAATACCACGCTCATCAAAACGAGCGGTCGTCGCATCAATTTCAGTGAATTTGGCGTCACTTTTAAAAGGGGAAAGGACATTTTTTTTCGCCTCTTCCATGACCACGCGCGCCGCTGCAGTCTTGCCGACTCCTGGCGGACCATAAATAATCACATGCTGCGGATTAGCACTACATAGTGCGGCCTTCAGGGCGCGGAGCCCATCTTTTTGCCCAACAATATCTCCAATAGAAGCCGGCCTAGTTTTCTCCGACAATGGTTTGGTTAGTGAAATCATACGCATCTTCCGTAGTTTATCCAGTTCCTTACGCGACTCTCGGTCTACCGCCGTCTTGTTTGTCTTCTGACCCCGCAGCAGATTCCAAAAGTATACGCCGATAACCAGCGCGAAAAAGAGCTGCACGATCATCACAACTATACTTAATTCCATAGGTCATCCTCCTGTTTCGTTCAGTCTACCTTTCCACCTTTGGCTACTATTAGGTAGTATAGCCGTTTCGGTAATTAGTAAACGCACAATTGAGGATTTGTTGAATTGTTGGTGTAAGACAAGCAGTGGAGTTCGACTTTCGAGGCATTGAAAGGTCTGGGAGTGCTAGAGACACCTCAGATTCTTCACCACCCCCTCTAGCGGAAGATGAGTATGAACAGCCATAGAACTTGGTGCTACATTCACGTTCGGTAGGCCCCTATTTCTGTCGACTGTGTGCTCAATGGCGTTAAGTCATCTATGGAAGAAGCTTAAGATGGTCTTCAAGCGATAATCCGGGAAAATCCACTTTATTATTCGTTGTTTATGATCTCTAAGCGGATAATTAGGGATTTCCTCCCTGATTATATGTTGTTTATGGACTCTAGGCTGATAATTAGGGAATTCCTCCCTGATTATCAGCCAAAATGGTTATAAATAAGGTGAATCGCTCATTTATTAGGGAGGTTTTCCCTAAAAAGATCGATTTGGAACGATATTAGGCTTTTTTCAGGGAGGTTTTCCCTAATTATTTATTAATGCTCCAAATTTCGCTCCATAGTGCACATCTTACGGCACTCCTCACCACATTCCTTATCACATTCCTTATCACATTCCATACTAACTACATATAACATACCAACTTCCTTACCATACTCCATACCCCACTCCTTCTAATCAAGTCATTCGCACTTCCAGCATCCCATCTGCAGGTAATTCCTTAAACATTAGCCCATCAACCATTAAACTTACTATGTTAATCCCAGTAATAAAGGACATCACGAGCCAGCCTATACCCAACATTTCTAACACCGATCCCTCTTCTCACAGGTTTCAACCAGCCCTTTTCACACAGCTTCATCAACATCAAACGTACCGTTTTGGGGTCTATAGCAAAATAATCAGCTACATCTTTGGGACGAACTGTCCCCGCTTGGCGAACCACTAATCGCATGATTTCCTTCTCAGCAAATAGTAATTTTCCATGCGGTGCATCTACAATTAAATAACGGCTTAGCACCACACGCAGCAGTGTAATACATAGCTCTGGGCGCTGTTCCACATCGTCATAGGCAAATGAAATTACTTGGTAACCCATTCCGTATAGAAACGTCTCACGATTTAGCTCATTACAATACTTCAGCCTGTCCATGTCCCTCACATGCGCTGCATACCCTTTGATCTCGAACAAGAGCTTGATAGGCCCCGGCAAAAAAGCATAATCCGCGAAATAAGATCGTCCGCGCCAATCCAGCACTTCATACTCCGGATGTAGATCATTGAAATCTCCACGAAGCGGCCACCATACATTCTGTAAAAACATTTCTTCGGCATGACGATGCCCTCTCTCCAGCCTCCCTCGTCGTTCCCCATTCCTGCTTGCTAGATGCTTCTCAATAAACGCTTCATGGGCTTGTTCATAGTTCATTCGATGTTCCCCCTGATTAATTTATTCCACGCAAAAAAACGCCCCGTTCCCACCACCGGATATACCGGGGGGGTAACAGGGCGTTCTTCGCCACATATTATGAATTGAATCATTAATTCGTAAAAGACCAAATTACTTTGATTGCACCGGAGGTGCAAGATTAGCGTGAGCACGCCCTGGAATTTCTCCTGTTGCCTCATACGCTACAACAATCGCATCGATTTCCTTCTTCAGCTCGTTCACGAGTTCCGCTTCAGGCACCTTACGAATCATCTGACCGTAACGGAACAACAAACCTTCCCCACGGGCACCAGCAATACCAATATCCGCTTCACGCGCCTCACCAGGACCATTAACGGCACATCCTAGCACTGATACTTTAATAGGCACCTTAAGCTTCGAAATGTACTCTTCCACCTCATTAGCGATGGAGAAGAGATCTATATCAAGTCGTCCGCAAGTCGGACAAGAAATGAGTGTTGCCGCGTTAGAGATCAGACCGAAGGTCTTCAGTAGCTCGCGTGCCACCTTAACTTCTTCCACTGGATCAGCGCTAAGCGAGATACGCAGGGTGCTGCCGATGCCCATAGAGAGCAGTGCACCGATACCCGCAGAGCTCTTTACTGTACCGGCAAACAAGGTGCCGGATTCTGTAATCCCGAGGTGCAGCGGATAAGGAATAACTTCCGCAGCCTGACGGTAAGCTTCGATGGCCATGGGCACATCAGATGCTTTTAAAGATACGATAATATCGTGGAAATCCAGCTCTTCCAAAATCCCAATATGGTACAGTGCACTTTCTACCATAGCTTCTGGAGTCGGATATCCGTATTTCTCCAAGAGATGATTCTCCAAAGAACCGGCGTTTACACCAATCCGAATCGGAATTCCTTTTTCTTTACACGCTTTAACTACTGCTTCTACCTTCTCCCGACGACCGATATTGCCCGGATTAATCCGTACTTTATCGATGCCGTTCTCAATAGCCATCAGCGCAAGCTTATAGTTAAAATGAATATCCGCTACGAGTGGGATATGAATCTGCTTCTTGATCTCCTTAATCGCGGCGGCTGCCTCTTCATTGTTGACAGTAACGCGTACCAGTTGGCAGCCTGCTTCCTCAAGCCGTAAAATTTCGGCTACAGTAGCCTCCACATCAGCTGTTTTGGTTGTACACATGCTTTGAATCGCAACCTCGTTGTTTCCCCCAATAATGAGCCCGCCAACATTGACAGGACGGGTTTGGTGTCTCAAGAACATGATTTTTCTCCCCCATAACGCCAAAGCTCCACCCCTTCGCAACCGCTAGTGAAGCGGGATAAGCGGAAGAAAGGTGGAGACAGTGACATGTATTGTTAAGGTAAGCGACTTACGCGCTTTCCTCTTTCTTTTTGTCTTTCTTAAGGTTCAATTCAGGCAAAGCCTTCTCTTGAACGACCTGCTCCGTGATCACACAATCCTTAATATCATCGCGTGAAGGAACTTCATACATCACATCAAGCATGATGCTCTCAATAATCGCGCGCAGTCCACGGGCTCCCGTATTGCGTTTGATCGCTTCCTTGGCAATTGCTTCGAGTGCCAACGGTTCGAACTTCAGCGCTACGTTATCCATTTCCAGCAGCTTGATGTATTGTTTCGTGAGTGCATTCTTAGGCTCGGAAAGGATACGCACCAGCGTATTCTCATCAAGCGGCTCCAAAGTCGAGATGACCGGTAGACGGCCTACAAATTCAGGGATTAATCCGAATTTGAGCAAGTCTTCAGGCAATACCATCGACAAATATTCGCCAGGCTTGAGATCCTTTTGTCCTTCAACTGCTGCGTTGAAGCCAATGACTTTTTTACCGATACGGCGTTTAATCATTTGCTCCAGACCGTCAAAGGCACCGCCTACGATGAACAAGATGTTCGTCGTATCAATTTGAATAAACTCTTGATGAGGATGCTTACGACCACCTTGTGGAGGTACGGAAGCAACCGTTCCTTCGAGAATCTTCAGAAGCGCCTGCTGTACACCTTCACCGGATACGTCACGAGTAATAGACGGGTTCTCGGATTTACGTGCCACTTTATCAATCTCATCAATATAGATAATGCCGCGTTCGGCTTTCTCCACATCATAATCTGCCGCTTGAATCAGCTTAAGCAGAATGTTCTCAACATCCTCGCCGACATAACCAGCTTCCGTTAGGGAAGTAGCATCAGCAATCGCAAATGGAACATTGATAATCTTCGCCATCGTTTGTGCGAGCAAAGTTTTACCCGAACCTGTTGGACCGAGCAAAAGAATATTACTCTTCGTCAGTTCAACATCTTCGATTTTGCTTTGGCTGTTCACACGCTTATAGTGATTGTAAACTGCAACAGACAGCGATTTCTTCGCTTGCTCTTGACCGATTACATATTGATCCAAAATATCGCGGATTTCCTTTGGTTTCGGAATATCCTTCAGATCAAGCTCTTCCTCATGACCGAGCTCTTCTTCCACGATTTCCGTGCAAAGCTCGATACATTCGTCACATATATAAACGCCCGGTCCTGCTACAAGCTTACGAACCTGCTCTTGTGATTTGCCGCAAAAAGAACATTTCAATTGCCCTTTTTCATCATTAAATTTAAACATCTAACCACCCCTTTAAGATTTCATCGGTGAAGAAAGAACCTGGTCAATAAGCCCATATTCCTTGGCTTCTTCCGCGCTCATGAAGTTATCGCGGTCTGTGTCCCGTTCGATTTTTTCAAGGGGCTGACCTGTGCGATCTACATAAATTTGATTCAACTTCTGTTTCGTCTTGAGGATCCAATCGGTATGAATCCAAATGTCGGACGCTTGACCTTGAACACCACCGAGCGGTTGATGAATCATAACTTCGCTGTTAGTCAGCGCGTATCTTTTGCCCGGAGCCCCAGCTGTTAAAAGGAGCGATCCCATGCTTGCCGCCATCCCTACACAAATGGTTGAAACATCCGGTTTGATATATTGCATCGTATCGTATATACCCATGCCGGCTGTTACTGAACCACCGGGTGAGTTGAGGTACAAGTGAATGTCCTTCTCGGGATCATCTGCTGCAAGGAACAGCAGTTGAGCAATAACCAGATTGGCGACATCATCGTCAATCGCACTGCTTAAGAAAATAATGCGATCCTTGAGCAATCTGGAATAGATATCGTATGAACGTTCCCCACGACTTGTTGATTCCACAACCATTGGTACCAGACTCATGCCACCAACCTCTTTTCTCTATACAGATTAGTCTTATCGTTTCAAAAATATTTTAACACGTTCACGGCCCGATGTCATTTTTTCACTACAGCAGACCTGTCCACCGCTTGTGATAGTGACGTCATCACGCCAATTTCCTTAATACCATACGCTCATACGGATACCTATGTAATCACATATATCTGTGCCCGAGGATAAAAATAAGGCACGTAACGAAACTTACGTGCCTTATCATATCTGTATGGAGGCCGATTGCTCGGCCGTTCTAGGTAGTTTAAAAAATCTTACTCAGCTTTAGTGTCTTCAGCAGCTGCTTCTTCTACTGCTTCAACTTCTACACTATTGCTAACAAGGAAATCAATGGTTTTGCGCAAAGAAAGTTCTTCGCTCAAGCTGCCCAGTGAACCGTTAGCTGCCAAGATGCTGCGAATTTCTTCTGGAGTACGTTTGTAAGCTTCAGCCATAGTAGCCAACTCTTCGTTAACTTCTTCTTCGGAAACTTCAATGTTCTCTTGTTTAGCGATAACTTCCAGTACCAGGTTGTTGCGAACGCGTTTTTCAGCATCGCCTTTCATTTGGTTCTGCAAGTCTTCACGAGTTTGACCCGAGAAGCTAAGGAACATATCCATGTTCATACCTTGTTGACGAAGACGAGTGTCGAAGTCACGAACCATGTTCTCAACTTCGCTGTTGATCATTGCTTCAGGGATCTCAACTTCAGCGTTTGCTGCTGCTTTATCAACAACTGCGTTCTCGCGAAGGCCTTTCAGTTCATCCTGTTTACGGGATTCGAGCTGAGCTTTCAGATCTGCTTTGTACTCTTCCAAAGTTTCGAATTCACTTACATCTTTAGCGAACTCATCATCAAGCGCAGGAAGTTGTTTGCGTTTGATTTCGTGCAGTTTTACTTTGAATACTGCTTTCTTACCCGCAAGGTTCTCTGCATGGTATTCTTCAGGGAAAGTAACTTCAACATCTTTGAAATCTCCAGTGGACATTCCCACTACTTGCTCTTCAAATCCAGGAATGAAGGAGTTGCTACCAAGTTCAAGAGAATGACGCTCAGCTTTTCCGCCTTCGAACGGTACGTCATCAACATATCCGTCAAAATCGATCACAGCGATGTCGCCGTTAGCTGCTGCTTCTTCTTCAACTACTACGAGTTCAGCATGACGCTCTTGCAGACGAGCAAGCTCAGCGCTCAGCTCTTCTTCAGTCACTTCAGCTTTTTGTACTGGAACTTCCAGACCTTTGTAATCGCCGAGCTTCACTTCAGGTTTAACCGTGATCTTCGCTTTGAAGATAAAGGATTGACCTTTAGCAAATTGCTCAATATCAACTTCAGGACGGTCTACAGGGAAGATGTCAGTTTGTTCAACTGCTTCACCGTAAGCCTCAGGAAGAAGAATGTCGATTGCATCTTGGTACAAGCTTTCTACACCAAAACGGGATTCAAAGATCGGGCGTGGCACTTTACCTTTACGGAAGCCTGGTACATTAGCTTTCTTAACGACTTTGTTAAAAGCTTTATCAAGTGCTGCTGCAACGCGTTCTGCGTCAACTTCTACTTCAAGAACTCCAAGGTTCTTCTCTATTTTTTCCCATGTTGCTTTCATATTATACTTTTCCCTCCAAAATATAGGTTCACAAGTTTACTTCAAAAAATGATACAATCCACGCACAGAATAACCATTATATTATATACAACATTACTTTATTTATCAAGTAGAGAAGTCTTTACAAAACCCTTGAGCGCACGATATGCCCCCTCAAATTGAAAGCGCATGCCGTCTGTAATGCCGTACATTCCACGAGTCTCCTCCTCTTGCCGTGTACCGTTTAAGCTCTCAGATACAAACTGGTGTAACGCCCCCGCCCAAATATCTAGTAGCGCGTCTTCCCCATCCAGTATTTTCCGATACTCTTCCGATCCATAAATCGACATGACGAACTGGCCCCAGAGCTCCTGTGCAAAATAATACAGCGTAGGCTCATGTATCTCCGCCTGCTCGGCTATCCGCTCGAGCACCTGACTCACCTGCGGCGGAAAATCCTCTGTCTGCAGCGGTACACTTTCAATCTCTACAATTGCTGTTTCGTGACCCCGAATCAGATTCACTGTTCCCTGCATCCCACGCCGCCGAAGGGTCTGCAGGGTCCGAAATTGCAGCAGTGGGTGAACATTATCCCCCTGCAGCCATGCCGTCAGCGCCTCATCGACTCCGCCGCCTTCCAGATATGAAAGCTGCTCTAGTGCTAGGATTGTCGCCTCTGACAGCGGCTCATTCATTATCCGCTGCAGCAGCTTTTGAGGATACCCCGCATCCTCAGTCATTTTTGATTTGGCCAAGAAACGGGCCATATCTTCTTCCCTTAAATCTTCGTCTTCGGGGTGAACGGCTCCTTCCGCATCTCCATTCTGAGAGGCGTAGGGGAAAGCTGTTTCGAGCCATTCCAGCAGAGACCGCCATTCCTCGTAATTTCGTTCTTCCTGTCCTTGACACTGCAACAAAAAACGCAGCAGCTCCATCGCTTCCCCGTATCGTTCACTCTCCAGCATCACCGTAAGCTGGATTTGATAATAGTCCAGTGTCTTGGGAAACAGGACGATATTCTCTTTTGTGGCGGGGGAATCTGAATCTTTAATGAGGGCACCTCCTTATAGCTAATTATGTGAATTGAATTCTAAAACGTCATAAATGTTATTAAGACCTTAAGCTTCTTCCGAAACTTAATAATTGTAGATTATAGCATACCCCGTACTCTTTTTAAAAAACAGCTTGAAAAACATCGACGTACATGATATGATAACTCCTGCTTGCTTTTCAGCCAGCAATCATGTCCCGGTAGCTCAGCTGGATAGAGCATGCGCCTTCTAAGCGCACGGTCAGGGGTTCGAATCCCTTCCGGGACGTCAGAGTAACAGCCTTCCTTCGGGGAGGCTGTTTTTGCGTTCAGGGGATGCGAACCAGTGGGAGGGCCTAGCCCTAGGGACAGAGCTAGGAGCAGAGCCTAGGGCTTAGGGTTCCATGAGGCTCAGGCTTTGATGTAGCTCACTCTTTAATGGAGTTCAGACTTCTATAGAGCTCAAGCTTCGTCAAGTCCCCTACTACGTTTTACACCCACGTAGCAGTCAGATTATTAGGCAACGTTCAATCTTAGGTTCCACCTAACTCGAACACTTTAATTGTATTTTGTGCAACTAAAAGGTTCCCTTTGACCTCAACAACTCGGTTTAACTGCATTCCGTACACTTATATTCTCTGATTTACTCCTAGAATGTCATTTTCTCCATTTTTAGTTGCACAAAGTACAATTAATCCTAAATAAATCCTACACCATGATAAATAACTGCATAAAGTGCAACTAAAGCCACCCCTAACACCATTACTCATTACTCATTACTTATTACTCATTACTCATCACTCATTACTCATTACTCATTACTCATTACTCATTACTCATTACTCACCACATTATCCTTTATCCTTTGAGGAAATCGAGGCACATTACGA
This genomic stretch from Paenibacillus sp. FSL H7-0737 harbors:
- a CDS encoding tyrosine-protein phosphatase translates to MKDIHCHILPFMDDGATDWESALAMAQDAYRDGITSVIATPHHANGQYMNNSASIREAVDLMNEKLRQHGNPLLVLPGQEIRVYGDLLDDLERGQLLSLADSRYILLEMPSSRVPRNMEEICHELIIQGFVPVIAHPERNAEVAADPSKLERLIELGSLGQVTAQSLAGVFGNKLQKLSLELCRRNAVHVLASDAHDSVHRPFGLHAAYVVLEKQLGPEVRDYMRENSQQIVANGEVIRGNHVQKRGNRHKLFGIFSRKG
- the yihA gene encoding ribosome biogenesis GTP-binding protein YihA/YsxC translates to MKVNIAEFIISAVGPDQYPDDALPEVALAGRSNVGKSSLINRMINRKNLARTSSTPGKTQHMNYYRINEDSMYFVDFPGYGYAKVSKTQRATWGKMVEKYLSERDTLKLVLLIVDLRHPPTSNDKMMFDWLKHYDLPMCVVATKADKIPKTRWQKHIKIMKQELGVLPGDNFIPFSSEIGLGKEELWGLIDGYVLSSPDSEDAEIDGNEPQQEEPTEA
- the lon gene encoding endopeptidase La → MMTNKTKGRRFPLLPLRGLLVYPSMVLHLDVGREKSVRALEKAMVEDNLILLCSQSEVNIEEPGQDDIFRVGTVANVRQMLKLPNGTIRVLVEGVERAEIINYIDNDEYYEVMARELPEEEDGDQECDALMRTVLNQFEHYITLSKKVTPETLAAVSDIEEPGRLADVITSHLSLKIKDKQEILETIDVSKRLEKLLDILNNEREVLELERKINQRVKKQMEKTQKEYYLREQMKAIQKELGEKEGRVGEAEELRNLMEEKNLPERVKEKMEKEIDRLEKMPVSSAEGGVIRNYVDWLLGLPWNEQTEDDLDIKKAEQVLDEDHYGLEKPKERVLEYLAVQQLVKKLKGPILCLVGPPGVGKTSLARSIARSLNRKFVRISLGGVRDEAEIRGHRRTYVGAMPGRIIQGMKTAGTINPVILLDEIDKMAADFRGDPSSALLEVLDPEQNNTFSDHFVELPFDLSNVMFVTTANVVHNIPRPLLDRMEMLFIPGYTELEKLQIGSRYLLPKQKKNHGLAEDQLIIEDDSLLRIVREYTRESGVRNLEQQIAALCRKAAKQIVSKEKESVVILPDDIKDYLGASKYRYGMAELEDQIGTVTGLAWTEVGGDTLLIEVTVVQGTGKLTLTGQLGDVMKESAQAAFSYTRSKAEELGLQPDFYEKIDIHIHIPEGAIPKDGPSAGITIATALISALTKRYVSKDVAMTGEITLRGRVLPIGGLKEKSLAAHRAGYKKILLPKDNERDLKEIPESVRNDVEFIPVSNMDQVLHHALVEHHNEISSEPPSSVH
- the lonB gene encoding ATP-dependent protease LonB, whose translation is MELSIVVMIVQLFFALVIGVYFWNLLRGQKTNKTAVDRESRKELDKLRKMRMISLTKPLSEKTRPASIGDIVGQKDGLRALKAALCSANPQHVIIYGPPGVGKTAAARVVMEEAKKNVLSPFKSDAKFTEIDATTARFDERGIADPLIGSVHDPIYQGAGAMGVAGVPQPKPGAVTKAHGGILFLDEIGELHPIQMNKLLKVLEDRKVLLESAYYNSEDNNTPAYIHDIFQNGLPADFRLVGATTRSPDEISPALRSRCMEIYFRPLLPDEIAVIARDAIQKIGLKPSPEAVTVVQQYATNGREAVNMIQLAAGLALTEQRDTLSAADVEWVAGSSQLPLRTERKIPSAPQIGLVNGLAVYGPGMGTLLEIEVSAAPAQNGQGRLNVTGVVDEEEIGGGSRTIRRKSMAKGSVENVLTVLRTMNLEPDRYDLHVNFPGGTPIDGPSAGVAMAVAIVSAIRGLPVDNTVAITGEIGIHGRVKPVGGVIAKVEAAFQAGATTVLIPKENWQSLFADLAPLRVIPMETVEEVFRHLFGADTADVRLPAVAGELFSAAPSLLKADAAGESAKG